atatgtaagaaaaacaagtctACAAAAAGGGGAGACATTTCATACTTACAGAATACGTTGATATTCTCAGTTTCACAGCTGTGTTTCTTAGAAtgtaaaactggaaagaaaCGTATGCCACAGAAATAACCTGCTATAATCTCCTATCGATCTGCCTCTAACATTGAACGGCACTACATCTGTTACTTGCTGGACAATTCATGTACCTGCCAAAAACTATGCTGCTTTGAATTACATGTGTACATTCACACAAATACACATTCTAACTGAGGTACGGGGGGAACAGAATATaggtaaagaaatattttctctgcttgtctGGCCTGTAATAAAGCACGGATCTGTCTGTGAGCTGGATCTAGCAACAGGCCCGTAGGAGCTGATACAGTCTGCTGTCTGTTCCTTAGGAGACACACGCAGCTTGAGTGGTCCATGCTCCCCAAAAAGGCCTCCCACTACGACCTGAACTACTGCACTGTGATGGAAAAGGCAGGACTTGGAGCATCTACCTTCTAGGAACGCTACTTGGTATGCCTGCATAggcagctggggaagcagctgcggAGGAGAAAGGTGTCCCAAAACTGGGATCCAGTCTATATGGCTGGCTAGGTTGGATCACCTTGAGATCAACTAGGCATTCAATCATGAAGGACAAATAAGGCATTCCGGGTATGATCTGTGTAAAAATGTGTCAGCCTCAGAGTTGATATGACATGGGTTtataaatgcaaatgtaaaaggcagaaaaaacccaagcatttAGGCATGTCATCTGTCCACCAACACAACGTTTCAGGTCAGGTCCTCATAAGGTGGTGATGGAAACCCTCGCATACACAAACACGCCCCACGCTTTGCAATTCACAGGCAAATCTAGACTAAGCATGAGAGTGAAATtccatcaaaagaaaattattcaagCAAAACTGGTGTTGGTCTGCCACTTACAATCATTAGAGTCTGGATTAAATTAATCCTCGGTGTAATTTACTTTCTAGTACAAACACATATTCCGCCCCTGTGCAGTGTTCCAAATAAAACTTCTCTGAGCTTCACCCGTGCAGGGCCTCTAGAGTCATCGGTTTGCAACATGCGCAACGAAGAACAGAACTGAACCATCAGGAACCTGGCGCACTTCTACGTGCTGGTTAGTCTTTTGGATCTGACTTACCATCACAGCAAGTTTTCCACAATTTAACTGAGTTTGTGTTTCAGAACTCAAAATGCAGACATTAGTTCTTGGCATGTTTCGCGGTGACCGTCCCTGCTTAAACTCAGTGGTTTGCTACTTAAAGAGTCGGGAGTGTAATCATGTAATCATGTTATTCCAGAATTCCATTCCTCAATGTTTCACTTCTCTCCAGAGAAAGCCGCTGAAGATCCTTCCTAATATCAGGATGATCTTCCAGCTCTTCATATAACGATCGAACAATGTCCAGTTTCCTGTAGTCCATCGGTTTGACCAGACTGCGAACAACCTGGAGACATCTCTCTTTCAGGGTGAACACTgaggttaaaaacaaacacacacacacatgacCTCATCACACGGGCTCTCATTAGCTGCTGCCTCTAACACAGACAGTATGGCTCCAAGTACGCGCATACAGAACGTAACACACAGCAGCGTTATTCACAACACGCTAGACTCActagaaagagaggaaaagaacttGCTGTTTCCTGTCGCGAGGCACCCTACGAAACCTGTCAGAGACATCTTTAAAATGAGAGGTCTGTCAATAGCTCTGTTCAACACAACAACACAGCTCTATCTAGAAACCCTCACGATCTCTTCCTATTTTTGAGGCACATTTTATGATTCAAGTACTTGATTTCTAACTAGATCCTTATGCTGAAGTCCAAAGAGATCAAGTACAAAATTCATCCGTTTCCACAGCATACACAGTCCTGTTCTGTTTTACCTGGCAGCGTGATGTCTGCTTTATTCACGTTGGGAGCCGCTATAAACAGCTCCTGCTGGTTGACAAGGAGTCCATCGTTTGTCCCCGCGTCCCGGAACAGCCAGAGGTGACCTGGGAGAGAACAAGGTGGAAATGCAGCAGTTATCGCCCTTTTTAACCAGCGGTTTTGAGGGGCAACCGTAAGGAACCGATCTGCTCTCCAGCCGAGCTCCCCGTTTAGAGACCACCGCTGCCGCGGCCCTGACCACCTGAGCGACCGGGGGAAGTCACCGAGGAGGGGGGGGCGGAGAGGAAAGGAAACCGTTGCTCTCTCCTCGCCTCCAGAACCGAGCTGAGCTGCTACCCCCGGTCACGGAAAGTAGGCCTCTGCTTCCCGGACAACCTCTCCGGGGACTACCGTGCCGTGATCCCGAAGGCCGGCGTTTCATCCCCGCACCCACGGGGAGGCCCGCCGCCACCGCCAGCTCACCCGACCGGTGCCCGCAGGCTGAAGGCAGGCCGCGgatcccccccctccccgccccagcCCGGCCCAGGTGTCCGCACCCACCCCGGTAACTGTGCATGATCCTCCCGGTGCGAGGCTGTAGAACCGGGTAGTAACGCGGCCTGCCCTCAAAATCCACCCAGATCGGGAGGACGGAACGGGGGCTACGGTTGTTGAAAACGACCTCGGAGAGTTCGCGCGTGTTAGCGGAACGCAGGCACGGCCCACCGCCCtccggtcccggtcccggtgGCGACATCCCTTCGATggcgctccccgccgcggccgcccggcGACGCGCATGCGCGAGGGCGCGGGCCCGCGCCCTCGCGCATGCGCGTCgccgggcggccgcggcggggagccAACCCCGGTGTGGCGGGAAACGCGGCAGGTCGGTTAcacagctgcagggctgccggTGCGGCGTTCAAGGGCCTTGATTTGCTTCCTTAATGCTGTTTTTTAGCGGGGGAATTTTGTTCCACGTTGGAGAAGAGGGAGACGTGCTTATAGCACGTCAGTTAGAGCTAGAAAATCCTTATGAGGCCCGATCTTTCCTTCACAGACGCGATCCCAGGCATTCTGCGAGGAAAGCCAGGGCCGGAGTTTTTTGCCAAACCGTTTTAACAAATATCTGACTTGAAGCACCGAGGGCTTTAAGTCTCCTATACCCCAAAGGCCTTCAGCCTTTCTGGAAGGATGGGTAAACTTCCTCAGatgatgttttgctttttcaagtgTGTGACAACAGACACTCCTCAAAGCAGCAATTTCGGCACATTTTTCTCCACAGTCGTTGCAGGTTACAGCGCTGGAAGTATGAAGACAGTGCCTTTTACTTGTATGTCTCAACACTTCTTACcagcttttccttttagaaTACTTAACGTTCTGCAACGAGACTTTTGTAATTTCTGTGctgtccctccagcagcctTTGAGGGACCAGTATGTAAACTGGTAGAGCATGGCACAAGAGAAGCCATCATCtatcagttacatttttttttccacatgtcAGAACTGTCGGGGAGGCTTGCTTGCTGGCCCTTCCCCAGCTTTCCTTCTACGAGAGGAAAACAGTAAATTCACATCGTGGAAGGGGCACGTATTTCAGATACTTACTGATACTGTAAGGAACTGTGTGCAGGATTGTGGGATTACACAGCACATATAAACAATGAGGCTGCTTGTCTGACTTGAAAAAAGCTGTTATTCCTCAGTGTCTGGCACCAATCTTCCATAAAAGCAGAAGTACAATCTTTAAGAGAAACTGCTTTAAATtgtacatttacatttacaagAGAGCAGAGATACACATATATCACTGTACATCTTCCCATTCCTGCATTCTTTAATGATTTCAAACTTACGGTTTCCTATGGCACTATTTTATCCAGAAAGACAACTGTGTTGTAAATAAAGGGCTGCATTATCCTTTACTGGACACGGACCAGAAAAAGAACACAATTAAGACTTCTCTCCTATGCAAAACTTCTAAAACTTTAATACTTGTTAATTCACCTCTAAACACTTACACATACTTAGCATGAATACactttaataatgaaaagggCAAACTGGTAACTAGTGTTTTCAGCCTCTGATAGGCAAAGAGTAAGAGGCTTGAGAAATCGCAGTacattcacagaagaaaaaaatatttgcaacttCAAGTTATTCAACAggtaatatttttgtaaatactgTGGCATAACTACAGCAATTAAATCACCTAATAAATTTAAACATATTGCCACATTGATGTGTCTACAGCAGACACTGAAACATgaactttttaatataattgCTAAAAGTATCTCTGTTGTCAAATAGTAACTACAGACAGTTTGCTAAGGCTGCGTGTGTGTTACCCCCCTCACCCACGGCAGTGGTACATTAAAATGTGGATTAGATACTTACTAATAATAAGCACTAAGTTGAGGTAACaggtaaaaaaaaccagcagcatcAGCTTATTGTTTACTAATTGGCATTTGCTTATCAGACCATAAAAAACAGATACTGGTTTATCATCTTAGTTTACATTTGGGCAGTAGTATAAATTAGAAAACTTCAATTTGGAAAAATCCTACGTTAGAGATACTACCTCTAAACCCTTCAAGATGACAGTCTTAGTAGTCCTGTTAGTCATTTTAAGACACATACACGATTTGGGAAATAAATTAACTGTTACCTCCAAAGCTGCCTCAACATGTTTTCTACTATAAGCAgaggaaataaacatttaactgaaaaatacaatggACACGGTAGAGAAGActcaggcaaaggaaagcaTTACTAATTCCACTACTGAATTTCAGTTTGGgtggcagagaggaaagaggtgATTTAAATAACAAGGTTTCAGAACACATAGTACAACTGGTAGCTCTCAAGTTGATCCTTGGTTTAATATTTGTGTTACACAATTTCTACAtaggttgtttggttttttttttcccctcaggaaTTGACAGACCTGTGCTCCCAGGTGTCTGCTTTACCAGACTGCTATTCAACAAATTCTGGAGGTGTCTCTTATCTTCCACGCAGGTTACCAGaatgatcttttttcttctgctctttcccagGTGCGTTTCAGAAGATACACTGCAGCATGAAGTCCGCCTACGTTCACCCATACAGTCTGACCTTTGCGCCAGATGTGTCCCATTCGTGACAAGGCCTACAATCCGAAAAAACAGCCAAAGAGTGGTGGCGGCTTCAAGATAAGATAATAAGAGTAAATTTGctttagaaattgtttttgaTTATTCTAAATCACACCTGATGGCAACGTCAAATGACTCTTCAGGTCCAAAACTGCGTTTAAATGTTACTAATTATTGCTATAAAAACAGATCATCTTCTGTAATGAAGCCAGCTTacaattttttcctcaagatATTTTCAAGTGTAAATAGGTTTGACTTTCTCTCACAGAACATACCTTGGCAAAACACTTCTTGTCCTGCGtaagcagcacagccctgcctgtccccggTGTGCAGATCCGGCCCATCTCCATAAGGCAGGCTGGATAGAGATCCCAGTTCTTCTTCTTTGACCCTATCCTGCAAAGTAAATTAAGATCCCCTTTGTGATCACTGAAAAATAGTTAACTGTTGTTGGCCTTTCAGACATGGGTGAGCTCATTCAGGACCACAATTTCATCCTGCATTTTTTATATAGAGTACATCAATACTTCTTAATTAGGCCCAGTTAAATAACTAACTAGAGAGAACCCAAACCCTGGACAGGAAGCACATGCAGTAGCGGCAGTTAAGCACAGTAACTTTACCAGTGATACCTCACCTTTTTCCAAATGGCATGTCTGTCACAATAATGTCCACAGAACCAGTCCGCAAAGGGAGATTGCAAATATCCCACTGAATGATGTCTAAGGGTATGCCCAGGGAAGTACTGCTGCAAGTGCAAAGACATTTATCTCAGACATGGTTtactgagaatattttttaattgaggaGGTCTATAATGTTAGCAAAAGAATAAATGGGAAAATACGAACAAGATAGTCAAATGCATCAATGCAAAATGGATTTCTTTACATACAatacaacaggaaaagaaaatcacttgtACTCTCCTCACCTTTCcttattctcatttttctttagtaaaGAACAGATGTTGTTTGCTGCTCTCTTTACAGCTTGTGGGTTGTTATCACCAGCAATATGGTAGCAGCTAGGCCATTCTGTAGCTCCCTGGGGGGAAATATTGATAATAAACAACGTTAGCATCAATActgcttaatttaaaacaaaacaaacataagAATTACTCAAATATGACAGAATACAACAAAGCAACTGGAAGTGGATgtcaatgattttaaaattctgtaacaGATACCTGTTATAGGTATTATGCACCTTCAAAGCTCAAAATACTTGTGGATTTAGTTTCTTACTGCTACAgctttgggaaggaaaatgagGTCATTTACAAAAAGTGTATCTGTTTAAAAGTTGGTGAGATACTTGTGGAGTTCGCTATTCAGTTATTAGCAAGAAAACTTACACGTATCATTCAACTGCAGATACTCTCAAGTTtcattaagttaaaaaataaaggaagaatcACCTCTATTGGTATTGCACCTGTACCACACATGGGATCAACTATGATATCCGTTGGCTGTGGATCACAGagtctgaagaacagaaaaaagatacGGTGAGAAAAGTCTTAAAAACGTGAATTTCtgtaaggaaggaaaactgaactATTTTAATCACTCTGATTCTACCCTTCTAACAAAAAAACTTctatgtgattattttttccattcgTTATAGCATTTTATAAGCAGCAATATAGTGAAATACTTTCAAGAATGTgatacagtattttgaaaattggCTAACACAGCAAACATTTACTTAGCTGGAAAACATCCACTGTTAATTACAAAGCACACTGTTTCAGCAACTATgcgctttttttcccccttttttttcctttttcttaagaaTTAAGAGAAATGGCTTTTGAGGAAGCAGTGGGGGGGATAAAGGATctaatttctgaaacaaaattacttttaactGAGAATAATATAATACTATGCAATCGCACTGACCTAAGCATGCCATAAGCGAGAGTTGAACGAAGAGTTGTGGGTCCAAAATGTgtaatatttcttctgtgaagaCTCTCTTCAGTTAATGCAATACCCACAACTACTTCATTATTGTGAATATTCAGAAGAACCTGAAGAAAAAACGTGAACTAAATTTCAGGAGTAACAGAAGTTTTCCATAGTATGCCTGGTAAATATTTATGAGAATCTTAGATGGTAATTTAAAAACCAGGAACTACATATAAAAGAGCATTCttggcagaaaagcaaagcaccaTTTTAACGGCAACAATGGACAAAATTCAGGAGAGCATTCACACATTTTCTCATTCACACAGAATCTTTTACACAAGACTTCAAAAAGTGCTATAACCATTATGCTGACTTTCAAAAAAGTTTTGTCTTATAAGTACGGGGGAGAAGTCAGGTAAGGCCTGCAAGTCACACTGAAGCATTTGcaaagcagcaattaaaatcaTATTCCTGGTCCCCTCCACCATTATTAATCTGGAAGGTGAAAATATTGTTACAGGACAGTGGGCCAGCCCTTAACAGACTTGCAAGAAAAACTTAAGTTTTTCTGCCCCTCAAAAATGGCGGTCCCGCACCATTGATGGACCATGTCTGTTGGTCGTCCTTTCcacatctctgctttccctaggataagaaaaaaacactggACAGTTAAAGTTAACCCTTTTTGTCCCCTTCACCCGTAAAACTACAGCTTCTAGATGGAATATCTTCTGTTAACTTACACCGATGTAAAACAATAGATTAAGGAAAGATTTAACGAGGGTAAAAGTAAAGCAGAAGGCACCtacattatatttaaatatgaacGAGACCAAATGCTATAGGAGGAGGTAACAC
This region of Gymnogyps californianus isolate 813 chromosome 13, ASM1813914v2, whole genome shotgun sequence genomic DNA includes:
- the VHL gene encoding von Hippel-Lindau disease tumor suppressor, with product MSPPGPGPEGGGPCLRSANTRELSEVVFNNRSPRSVLPIWVDFEGRPRYYPVLQPRTGRIMHSYRGHLWLFRDAGTNDGLLVNQQELFIAAPNVNKADITLPVFTLKERCLQVVRSLVKPMDYRKLDIVRSLYEELEDHPDIRKDLQRLSLERSETLRNGILE